In Euphorbia lathyris chromosome 9, ddEupLath1.1, whole genome shotgun sequence, the following are encoded in one genomic region:
- the LOC136206778 gene encoding aquaporin SIP1-1-like, producing MGAIKAAIGDGAITFMWVFCSSLFGFFTSLIATGLGVQQLVWANLFITTSIVFVFVFLFGLIAQLFGGASFNPTGTAAFYALGIGDDTLFSMALRFPAQAAGAVGGALAIMEVMPLEHKHMLGGPTLKVDLHTGAIAEGVLTFIITFAVLFIILKGPQNAIVQTWLLAVVTVVLVVAGGQYTGPSMNPANAFGWAYINKCHDTWDQLYVYWICPFVGAIMASWVFRLVFKPPEPKQKKA from the exons ATGGGTGCGATAAAGGCGGCGATTGGTGATGGAGCCATCACTTTTATGTGGGTTTTCTGTTCGTCACTCTTCGGCTTCTTTACTTCCTTGATAGCTACCGGTCTTGGGGTTCAACAACTCGTATGGGCCAACCTGTTTATCACTACTTCTattgtttttgtgtttgttttcttgtttGGTTTGATTGCTCAGCTCTTCGGTGGAGCTAGCTTCAATCCAACTGGTACTGCTGCCTTTTACGCTCTTGGAATTGGCGATGATACTCTCTTCTCCATGGCTCTCAGATTTCCTGCTCAG GCAGCCGGTGCTGTAGGTGGTGCATTGGCTATCATGGAGGTGATGCCACTAGAACATAAGCACATGCTTGGAGGCCCAACCTTGAAAGTTGACTTGCACACTGGCGCCATTGCTGAGGGGGTGTTGACCTTTATAATAACCTTTGCTGTTCTGTTTATCATCCTCAagggtcctcaaaatgctattGTACAGACTTGGTTACTTGCGGTTGTGACTGTTGTATTGGTTGTCGCTGGTGGTCAATACACCGGGCCTTCCATGAATCCAGCCAAT GCATTTGGATGGGCGTACATAAACAAATGTCATGATACATGGGACCAACTGTATGTTTACTGGATATGCCCCTTTGTGGGAGCTATAATGGCCTCTTGGGTGTTCCGTCTGGTGTTCAAGCCTCCAGAACCAAAACAAAAGAAAGCCTGA
- the LOC136205275 gene encoding syntaxin-related protein KNOLLE has product MNDLMTKSFVSYVDLKKEAMKDLEAGPDLEMGNASAMDRNLGLFLEEAENVKKEMNTIREILISLQESNEESKSLHKPEALKSLRSKINADIIAVQKKARTIKSQLEEMDRANDANRRLSGFKEGTPIYRTRLAVTTGLRKKLKELMMEFQGLRLKTITEYKETVGRRYYTVTGEYPDEEVIEKIISDGSGGEGFLKKAIQEHGRGKVLETVVEIQDRHDAAKEIEKSLLELHQLFMDMSVMVEAQGEQLDDIEHHVLNASHYVKDGSKELKSAKGYQRSSRKWMIIGIILLLLIILAIIVPIATSFSDS; this is encoded by the coding sequence ATGAATGACTTAATGACCAAATCCTTTGTCAGCTATGTGGACCTTAAAAAAGAAGCCATGAAAGATCTTGAAGCTGGTCCAGATCTAGAGATGGGAAATGCATCAGCCATGGACCGTAACCTTGGGCTATTCCTTGAAGAAGCTGAGAATGTCAAAAAGGAAATGAATACAATCCGTGAGATTCTAATCAGTCTCCAAGAATCCAATGAAGAAAGCAAATCTCTTCACAAACCAGAGGCCTTAAAATCACTGCGCAGCAAGATCAATGCAGACATTATTGCTGTCCAGAAAAAGGCCAGGACAATCAAATCTCAGCTTGAAGAGATGGACCGTGCCAATGATGCTAACAGGCGCTTATCTGGATTCAAGGAAGGAACTCCAATTTATAGAACTAGACTTGCAGTCACTACTGGTTTGAGAAAGAAGTTGAAAGAACTTATGATGGAATTTCAGGGGTTAAGGCTGAAAACCATAACTGAGTACAAAGAAACTGTAGGGAGGAGATACTACACAGTTACAGGAGAGTACCCAGATGAGGAAGTGATTGAAAAGATCATATCAGATGGAAGTGGAGGGGAGGGGTTTCTGAAAAAAGCAATACAGGAGCATGGAAGAGGGAAAGTGTTGGAGACGGTGGTGGAGATACAGGACAGGCATGATGCGGCGAAAGAGATAGAGAAGAGCTTGTTGGAGCTGCATCAACTGTTTATGGATATGTCAGTAATGGTTGAGGCACAGGGGGAACAATTGGATGATATTGAACACCATGTGTTGAATGCTAGCCATTATGTTAAGGATGGGTCTAAAGAGCTGAAGAGTGCTAAAGGTTATCAGAGAAGCAGCAGGAAGTGGATGATCATTGGGATTATACTTCTGTTGCTTATTATTCTTGCTATTATTGTACCTATTGCTACTAGCTTTAGTGATTCTTAG